The following coding sequences lie in one Haematobia irritans isolate KBUSLIRL chromosome 3, ASM5000362v1, whole genome shotgun sequence genomic window:
- the LOC142230915 gene encoding uncharacterized protein LOC142230915, with translation MGNESVEILNGIPQGSCLSPTLFNLYTLALHGFADDKTHIFQFADDFIILCHDKEFDIATKLLQIKIIQFASMLNTLNLKINSEKTGVMYVAKGPTKIPLISLNGTLIKPVNSIRFLGRSIKNSLSLKEHYDDVISSCQCSLNAVKLLTCLKSGFHPSTAINIAKSVIFSTIEYSRSSMAHMPSHQIKKITSFQYQILRRTLGLTSDTPIHVVYAFAGVLPPSQRAHLLAAKELISLKTHNRIMYHNISESATSKTSLGMVYLKFKHIFDNLVINDLVSASPKLEININLFQGDKHSINSFCFKSVFLQKVSELQSEGYSIWATDASFQEETTGCAVCNISSNHNFLFTIRDKVSSHTGELHAIDKTIDLIIEDGFSKAAIFSDSKNACLLLIANSANNYMINNIQLKINNSKIQNISIIWTPSHIGIEPNERADFFAKHAALVGCEIHSSFSIRDAQQRIQSELWKEWCEDYKIKSTTKGKYFAKLFPEPPKI, from the coding sequence ATGGGAAATGAAAGTGTCGAAATCCTAAACGGCATTCCACAAGGTAGCTGCCTCAGCCCCACACTTTTCAATCTATACACTTTGGCTCTTCACGGCTTCGCAGACgataaaacacatattttccaatttgctgATGATTTTATCATATTATGTCATGACAAAGAATTCGATATTGCCACAAAATTACTTCAGATCaaaattatccaatttgcctcaatgcTCAATACTCTAAACCTCAAAATAAATAGCGAAAAGACTGGCGTAATGTACGTTGCAAAAGGGCCTACTAAAATTCCCTTAATATCTTTAAACGGAACGCTAATAAAACCCGTAAACTCCATTAGATTTCTTGGCAGAAGCATTAAAAACAGTCTCTCCTTAAAAGAGCACTATGATGATGTAATCTCCTCATGTCAATGTTCCTTAAATGCTGTAAAACtgctcacatgcttaaaatctgGCTTTCATCCGTCTACTGCAATTAATATCGCAAAATCTGTGATATTCTCAACAATCGAATACTCGCGCTCATCTATGGCTCATATGCCTTCACATCAAATCAAGAAAATCACCAGCTTCCAGTATCAAATTCTAAGAAGAACTCTAGGTTTAACTAGTGACACACCAATTCATGTTGTCTATGCCTTTGCCGGTGTACTACCACCCTCACAGAGGGCACACCTTTTGGCTGCGAAAGAATTAATTAGCCTCAAAACTCACAACCGCATAATGTATCACAACATTTCTGAGTCAGCTACGAGCAAAACAAGCCTAGGGATGGTCtacctcaaatttaaacatatttttgacaatttggTTATAAATGACTTAGTGTCTGCCTCACCTAAATTGGAAATCAACATTAACCTATTTCAAGGGGACAAACACAGTATAAACAGCTTTTGTTTTAAATctgtttttttacaaaaagtaaGTGAGCTACAATCCGAAGGATACTCCATTTGGGCCACAGATGCTTCATTCCAAGAGGAAACAACTGGTTGTGCTGTCTGCAACATTTCCTCTAATCACAACTTTCTCTTCACCATTAGGGACAAGGTTTCATCTCATACTGGTGAACTGCATGCAATTGATAAGACGATAGATTTGATAATTGAAGATGGTTTCAGCAAGGCGGCAATTTTCTCAGACAGCAAAAATGCATGCTTACTACTCATTGCTAACTCTGCCAACAACTACATGATTAACAATATTCAACTCAAAATAAAcaactcaaaaattcaaaatatatcgatCATATGGACACCTTCTCACATTGGGATAGAGCCCAATGAACGTGCAGATTTCTTCGCAAAACATGCTGCTCTAGTTGGTTGTGAAATACACTCGTCCTTCTCTATAAGAGATGCTCAGCAACGTATCCAAAGTGAATTATGGAAGGAATGGTGCGAagactacaaaataaaatctactACCAAAGGCAAATATTTCGCAAAACTTTTCCCCGAACCTCCAAAAATTTAG